The nucleotide window CCCAGAAAATCAAATACCTAGTATGGGTTGCTCGATCAAATGGCGGGCAGCTTAATTTTTTTTAATAGGAGAATGTAGATAATGGCTACACGTAGACATTTAGCTAATGCTATCCGTGCGCTGAGCATGGACGCAGTACAAAAGGCGAACTCGGGTCACCCCGGCGCGCCTATGGGTATGGCAGATATTGCCGAAGTGTTATGGAATGACCATTTAAAACACAACCCAAATAACCCAAATTGGGCTGATCGTGACCGTTTCATCCTATCTAATGGTCACGGTTCTATGTTGATTTATTCATTGTTGCACTTGTCAGGTTATGACTTGCCAATGGATTCAATCAAAACATTCCGTCAATTACATTCACAATGTGCGGGTCACCCTGAATACGGTTATGCACCAGGTGTTGAAACAACAACAGGTCCATTAGGTCAAGGTATCACCAACGGTGTTGGTTTTGCGATGGCTGAAAAACTGATGGCTGACCAATTTAACAAACCAGGTCATGACATCGTTAACCACCACACCTATGTATTCATGGGCGACGGTTGTTTGATGGAAGGCGTTTCTCATGAAGCCTGCTCTCTGGCAGGTACCTGGGGATTGGGTAAACTGATTGCCTTCTGGGATGACAATAATATTTCAATCGACGGTCACATCGATGGCTGGTACACCGATGACACCGTGAAACGTTTCGAAGCCTATGGCTGGCACGTGCAATCTGTTGATGGACATGATGCTGACGCTATCAACGCGGCGATTGAGGCTGCCAAGAAAGTGACTGACAAACCGTCACTGATCTGCTGTAAAACCATCATCGGTTTCGGTTCACCAAACAAATCAGCTAGCCATGATTGCCACGGTGCTGCATTAGGTGAAGAAGAAGTTGCATTAACTCGTAAAGAGTTAGGTTGGGACTACGAACCTTTTGTTATTCCTGAAGACGTTTATGCAGGTTGGGATGCAAAAGCAAAAGGTGACGCTGCTGAAGCTGAATGGAACAAAAAGTTCGACGCTTATGCTGCTGAATACCCAGAATTAGCTGCTGAATTTAAACGCCGCATGGCAGGTGAATTACCCGCTGACTGGAAACAATTCACAGATAAAATGATCGCTGATTTCAACGATAAAGCAGAAAGCGTTGCTTCACGTAAAGCATCACAAAACGTTATCACTGCTTTAGCGCCTGAATTACCAGAATTTATCGGTGGTTCTGCTGACTTAACAGGTTCTAACCTGACAAGCTGCTCAAGCTTCAAACATGTTTCTGGTAAAGAGCCAGGTAACTACATTTCATACGGTGTTCGTGAGTTTGGTATGTATGCCATCATGAATGGTATGGCTCTGCACGGTGGTTTACTGCCTTACGGTGGTACGTTCCACATGTTCTCTGACTATGCTAAGTCTGCTTTACGTATGGCGGCATTGATGAAGCAACGCATTATCGCTATCTTGACTCATGACTCTATCGGTCAGGGTGAAGACGGTCCTACTCACCAACCAATCGAAAACACAGCAGGTCTGCGTTACATTCCTAACATGGATGTATGGCGTCCTTCTGATGAAACTGAAGTTGCTGTGGCTTGGGTTGCTGCCGTTGAACGTAAAGATGGTCCTTCAAGCTTAGTATTAAGCCGTCAAGGTATCCCAGGCCGTAAACATGACACTGCTGACTTCGAAGCTATCCGTAAAGGTGCTTATGTATTGTCTGAAGCAGAAGGTGGCGCAGCTGATGTCATCATCATCGCGACAGGTTCTGAAGTTGACTTAGCGGTTAAAGCACAAGAAGAACTGAAAGCTGACGGTGTGAAAGCACGCGTTGTTTCTATGCCTTCAACCAATGTGTTTGATCGTCAAGACCAAGCTTACAAAGACAGCGTGTTAACACCTGGTGTTAAACGTGTATCTGTTGAAGCGGGTGTCACTGACTTCTGGCGCAAATATGTTGGCCTGGAAGGCGGCGTTGTTGGTATCGATACATTTGGTGAATCTGCGCCAGGTGGTGTATTGATGAAACACTTCGGCTTCACAGTTGAAAATGTCGTTAAGACAGTTAAATCAGTGCTGTAATGATTGCTGATTTAAATTAAGTAGTAATTGAGTCGAACCAGTGGGCAGTTTTGCTCACTGGTTTTTCTCTCTCTAAAACTCGAAAGTCTAATAAGTGAGATTTCACACAGAGATTTCAGTTCTTAGACAGACGGATATAGCGATAGGGGATTAAGCATGACGATTAGAGTCGGTATTAATGGTTTTGGCCGCATTGGTCGCATGGCATTTCGTGCAGCCATCAAAGATTTTACAGATATTGAAGTGGTAGCTATCAATGATTTGTTAGATCCCGAATATCTGGCTTATATGCTCAAATACGATTCTGTGCATGGCCGCTTCCATGGTGAAGTGGAAGTCAGAGATGGCAATCTGGTGGTGAATGGCAAAACTATCCGCATTACCGCTGAGCGTAACCCTGCAGATTTGAAATGGGATGAAGTCGGTGCGGATTTGGTTATCGAATGTACGGGCTTTTTCCTGACCGAAGAAAGCTGTCAGGCGCATATTGATGCTGGCGCCAAAAAAGTGGTGCAGTCTGCGCCTTCAAAAGATCACACACCAATGTTTGTCTATGGTGTCAATCATAAAGATTACGACGGTCAGGCGATTGTTTCTGCCGCATCATGCACGACCAATGCATTAGCGCCTGTCGCTAAAGTCTTGCATGACAGCTTTGGTATCAAACGCGGATTGATGACTACGGTACATGCTGCCACCGCAACACAAAAAACCGTGGATGGTCCTTCAATGAAAGATTGGCGTGGTGGTCGCGGCATTTTGGAAAATATTATTCCATCATCTACCGGTGCGGCGAAAGCGGTTGGTAAAGTCTTACCTGATTTGAATGGCAAGTTAACCGGTATGGCTTTCCGCGTGCCGACATCGGATGTTTCGGTGGTTGATCTGACGGTTGAGTTAGACAAAGATGCGACATATGAAGATATCTGCACAGCGATGAAAGCCGCTTCTACATCAGAGTTAAAAGATGTACTGGGTTATACCGAAGAAAGCGTGGTATCAACGGATTTTCGTGGTAACACAGCCCCTTCAAACTTTGATGCCGGTGCTGGAATCGCATTGGATAAGACGTTCGTTAAAGTGGTTGCGTGGTATGACAATGAATATGGCTATACCTGCAATATGATGCGTCTAGTGCAGCACGTTGGTCGTTAATTCATTCATTTATCAATAAAAACGTTAAGGCTTTCTGGATTCAGGAAGCCTTTTTTTATGGTCAAACTAATTTAGAACGTTATACTTTGTGATGGAGATCACAAATTTAATTATTCACGAGGAAAATCATCATGTCTGTAATCAAGATGGCTGATCTGGATTTGGCGGGTAAGCGTGTACTGATTCGCCAAGATCTTAATGTGCCACTGAAAAAAGGTGTTGTTGCTGATGGCACCCGTATTCATGCTTCATTGCCCACTATAGAAATGGCATTAAAAGCAGGTGCAAAGGTCATGATCATGTCGCATCTTGGCAGACCAACTGAAGGTGAGTATGAGCATCAGTACTCGCTGGCCCCTGTTGCTAATTATTTATCAGCCTTATTGGATCAACCGGTCAGGCTTGAGCAAAACTGGCTAGAACCAGAATTTATACCCGTTGAAGCGGGTGAAGTCGTCTTGTGTGAAAACGTGCGTTTTAACATCGGTGAAAAAGCCAACGATGATGCGTTATCTCGTCGTATGGCCAAGTTGTGTGATGTGTTTGTAATGGATGCCTTTGGCACAGCTCATCGTGCTCAGGCGTCGACGCATGGCGTAGCTAAATACGCACCGATTGCATGTGCCGGTCCACTATTGGCAACAGAATTAGAAGCATTGGCGAAAGCATTGGATAACCCGGCAAGGCCGCTAGTCGCGATTGTAGGTGGCTCAAAGGTATCCACCAAGTTGACGGTGCTGGAATCGTTATCTAAAAAAGTGGATCAACTGATTGTCGGTGGTGGGATAGCCAACACTTTTATTGCGGCAGAGGGTCACCAAGTCGGTAATTCGCTTTATGAAGAAGACTTAATTGATACCTGTAAAAAACTAAGAGCGGAAGCTCAGGCTCGTGGTGGGGATATTCCGGTACCAGTTGATGTCGTATGTGGTAAGCATTTTGCTGAAAATGCGGAAGCTGAAGTCAAAAAAGTGACCGATATCGTTGCCGATGACATGATTTTTGATATTGGTCCAAAATCGGCCGCCGCTTTAACAGAAATTTTAAAAAACGCTGGTACGATTGTCTGGAATGGTCCTGTCGGCGTGTTTGAATTTAATCAGTTTGGTGAAGGCACGAAAGAAGTCGCGATGGCGATTGCTGAGTCTGATGCATTTTCTATTGCTGGTGGTGGTGATACATTAGCGGCAGTGTCTAAATATAAAATTTGTGATGACATTTCTTATATTTCAACGGGTGGTGGCGCATTTCTCGAGTTTCTTGAAGGTAAAAAATTACCTGCTGTAGATATTTTGGAGCAACGCGCCGCACAAGCATAAAGGAGTTTCATGTGACGGCCATAAGACGAACAAAAATTGTTGCGACTTTAGGGCCGGCCACACAAAGCCCGCAAGTACTGGATGCAATGATCGCAGCCGGCATGAATGTGGTCAGGCTTAACTTCTCTCATGGTGAGCCTGACACTCACATTGCGCTGGCAGAGCTGGTCAGAGAACGTGCTCGTATGCAAAATAAACAGGTTGGCATTCTGGCTGACCTTCAGGGACCCAAAATTCGTATCTCACGCTTTAAACAAGGCTCGGTTGTGCTTGAAGAAGGCGCGTATTTCATTCTGGATGCCCAGCTTGGTAGAGACGAGGGTGATGAACAGCAAGTGGGCATTGACTATAAAGCGCTTCCACGTGATGTCAAAGCGAAAGACACCTTGCTCCTTGATGATGGCAGGATTGTATTGCGTGTGGATAAAGTCGATACGCATAAAATCTATACGACGGTAAGTTTCGGTGGTGTTCTCTCCAATAACAAAGGCATTAACCGTCTTGGTGGTGGACTATCTGCCAAAGCCCTTACCGATAAAGATA belongs to Methylophaga thalassica and includes:
- a CDS encoding phosphoglycerate kinase is translated as MSVIKMADLDLAGKRVLIRQDLNVPLKKGVVADGTRIHASLPTIEMALKAGAKVMIMSHLGRPTEGEYEHQYSLAPVANYLSALLDQPVRLEQNWLEPEFIPVEAGEVVLCENVRFNIGEKANDDALSRRMAKLCDVFVMDAFGTAHRAQASTHGVAKYAPIACAGPLLATELEALAKALDNPARPLVAIVGGSKVSTKLTVLESLSKKVDQLIVGGGIANTFIAAEGHQVGNSLYEEDLIDTCKKLRAEAQARGGDIPVPVDVVCGKHFAENAEAEVKKVTDIVADDMIFDIGPKSAAALTEILKNAGTIVWNGPVGVFEFNQFGEGTKEVAMAIAESDAFSIAGGGDTLAAVSKYKICDDISYISTGGGAFLEFLEGKKLPAVDILEQRAAQA
- the gap gene encoding type I glyceraldehyde-3-phosphate dehydrogenase — its product is MTIRVGINGFGRIGRMAFRAAIKDFTDIEVVAINDLLDPEYLAYMLKYDSVHGRFHGEVEVRDGNLVVNGKTIRITAERNPADLKWDEVGADLVIECTGFFLTEESCQAHIDAGAKKVVQSAPSKDHTPMFVYGVNHKDYDGQAIVSAASCTTNALAPVAKVLHDSFGIKRGLMTTVHAATATQKTVDGPSMKDWRGGRGILENIIPSSTGAAKAVGKVLPDLNGKLTGMAFRVPTSDVSVVDLTVELDKDATYEDICTAMKAASTSELKDVLGYTEESVVSTDFRGNTAPSNFDAGAGIALDKTFVKVVAWYDNEYGYTCNMMRLVQHVGR
- the tkt gene encoding transketolase, translated to MATRRHLANAIRALSMDAVQKANSGHPGAPMGMADIAEVLWNDHLKHNPNNPNWADRDRFILSNGHGSMLIYSLLHLSGYDLPMDSIKTFRQLHSQCAGHPEYGYAPGVETTTGPLGQGITNGVGFAMAEKLMADQFNKPGHDIVNHHTYVFMGDGCLMEGVSHEACSLAGTWGLGKLIAFWDDNNISIDGHIDGWYTDDTVKRFEAYGWHVQSVDGHDADAINAAIEAAKKVTDKPSLICCKTIIGFGSPNKSASHDCHGAALGEEEVALTRKELGWDYEPFVIPEDVYAGWDAKAKGDAAEAEWNKKFDAYAAEYPELAAEFKRRMAGELPADWKQFTDKMIADFNDKAESVASRKASQNVITALAPELPEFIGGSADLTGSNLTSCSSFKHVSGKEPGNYISYGVREFGMYAIMNGMALHGGLLPYGGTFHMFSDYAKSALRMAALMKQRIIAILTHDSIGQGEDGPTHQPIENTAGLRYIPNMDVWRPSDETEVAVAWVAAVERKDGPSSLVLSRQGIPGRKHDTADFEAIRKGAYVLSEAEGGAADVIIIATGSEVDLAVKAQEELKADGVKARVVSMPSTNVFDRQDQAYKDSVLTPGVKRVSVEAGVTDFWRKYVGLEGGVVGIDTFGESAPGGVLMKHFGFTVENVVKTVKSVL